CATGTCCGCCGCGGCCGCTGCGGGCAACCGGGCCTTCGGGATCGACCGCGGGCTGCCCTTCCCCGTCGCCGACATCGACCGCGCACAGGCCGTGCTCCTGCTGGGCAGCAACGTGGCGGACACGATGCCGCCGTTCGTCCAGCACCTCGCCGGTGCCCGGCGGGCCGGCGGCCTCGTGGTGGTCGACCCCCGCCGGTCGGCGACCGCGGCGCTCTGCGCGGACGGGGGCGGCCTGCACCTGCAGCCGGTGCCCGGGACCGACCAGGTGCTGCTGCTCGGCCTGCTGCACGTGCTCGTGCGCAGCGGCCGCGTCGACGCGTCGTACGTCGGGTCGCGCACGACGGGCTTCGACGCGGTCGCACGCTCGGTCGCGGACCTGTGGCCGGAGCGGCTGGCGTCGCTGACCGGTGTGCCCGCGCCGCTGGTGGAGCAGGCCGCGCACCTGCTGGCCGACGCCGCCCCGGTCCACGGGGGTGGCGGCGCGATGGTGCTCAGCGGCCGCGGCGTGGAGCAGCACGTCGACGGCAGCGACACCGTGGCCGCCGCGATCAACCTCGCCCTGGCGCTCGGCCTGCCGGGTCGCCCGGCCTCGGGCTACGGCTGCCTGACCGGCCAGGGCAACGGGCAGGGCGGCCGCGAGCACGGGCAGAAGTCGGACCAGCTGCCCGGCTACCGCTCGATCTCGGACCCCGGTGCCCGTGCCCACGTGGCCGCGGTGTGGGGCGTCGAGGAGTCGGCAGTCCCCGGGCCGGGCGTGCCGGCCGTCGAGCTGCTGGCACGGTGCGGCTCGTCGGTGCGGGCGCTGTTCGTGCACGGCAGCAACCCGGTCGTCAGCGTCCCCGACGCCTCGGCGGTCACCCGCCGGCTGCGGTCCCTCGACCTCCTGGTCGTGAGCGACCTCGTGCCCAGCGAGACCGCGCTCCTCGCCGACGTCGTGCTCCCCGTGCCGCAGTGGGCGGAGGAGGAGGGCACGGTCACCAGCCTCGAGGGCCGCGTGCTGCGCCGGCGCCGCGCGCTGGCGCCCCCACCCGGCGTACGCGACGAGCTGGAGGTGCTCGCCGACCTGGCCGCGCGGCTGGGGTGCCCGGTGCGGTTCGAGACCGAACCGGCGCGGGTCTTCGACGAGCTGGCGCGGGCCTCGGCCGGTGGGCGTGCGGACTACTCGGGGCTGAGTCACGCGCTGCTCGACGACGACGAGGCGCGGTTCTGGCCGGTGGCCGACGGCGTGGGCACACCGCGGCTGTTCGCCGACCGCTTCGCCCACGAGGACGGGCTCGCCCGCTTCCACCCCGTGCGGCCGGGCGACCCGGCCGAGGACCTGCGACCGGACGCGCCGGTCCACCTGGTGACGGGCCGCGTGCTCGCGCACTACCAGTCCGGCGCCCAGACCCGCCGGGTCCCCGCGCTCGCCGAGTCCGCGCCGGGACCGTTCGTCGAGGTGCACCCGCGCCTGGCCGAGCGGCTCGGTCTGCACGACGGCGAGCCGGCCGAGGTCGAGTCGGCGCGGGGCGTCGTCGTCGTGCCGGTGCGGGTGACCACCGCCGTGCGGCCCGACACCCTCTTCATGCCCTTCCACTGGCCGGGCTCGGCCAACGTGCTGACCACCGACGCGACCGACCCCGTCTGCGGGATGCCGGAGCTCAAGGTCTGCGCGGTGCAGGTGCGGCCGCTGTCCCCCTCGCGGGAGGCGGCCGCCGAGATCGAGGAGGTCCTCGTATGACGACCCGTGTGGTGGTCGTGGGCGCCGGGATGGTCGGGCACCGCCTCGCCGAGGAGCTGTGCCGGCGCGACCCGGAGGGGCGGCTCGACGTGCGGGTCGTGGGCGCGGAGGCCTACGAGCCCTACAACCGCGTGCTGCTGAGCGAGGTGGTCGCGGGCCGAGCCGCGTGGCGCTCGCTGACGCTGCCCGAGCTGCCTGCGCGCGTGGAGGTGCGACGCTCGGTCGCCGCCTGCTCGGTCGACCGGGAGGCGCGGACCGTGCTCCTCGACGACGGCACGGCCTGGGGCTGGGACCACCTGGTGCTCGCCACGGGAGCGGCGGCGTTCGTGCCGCCCGTGGCCGGGCTGGAGGAGCGGCCACGCCACGTGCACGTGCTGCGCGACCTCGACGACGTGCGCGCGGTGGTGTCCCGCTCGGCCAACGCCCGGCACGCGGTCGTCCTCGGTGGAGGGGTGCTGGGCCTGGAGGTCGCGGCGGGCCTGCACCACCGCGGGGTGGGCGTGACCGTCCTCCAGGTCGACCCCTCGCTGATGACCGGCCAGCTCGACCCTGCCCCGGCCGCGGTCCTCGCGCGCCGGCTCGAGGAGTCGGGGGTGCGGGTGCGGACCGGCACGAGCGTCGCCGAGGTCCTGCAGGCCTACGGCGAGCTGGTGGCGGTGCGGCTCACCGACGGCACCGTCATGTCGACCGACCTGCTGGTGATGAGCTGCGGGGTCCGTGCCCGCACCGGGCTGGCCGCGGACGCCGGTCTGCCCGTGGACCGCGGGATCGTGGTGGGTCGCGACCTGGCCAGCCCGGCCGACCCCCGCGTGCACGCGATCGGCGACTGCGCGCAGGAGCCCGGGTCCGTCCCGGGGCTGGTCGCGACGGGCTGGGACCAGGCGGCCCGGCTGGCCGCACGGCTCGTGGGTGCGCCGCTCGAGGAAGCGCCCGCGGTCGACGACGGGTCCGGTGACATCAGGCTCAAGGCCGTCGGGGTCGACCTGGTCGCCCTCGGGGTCCGGGCGTCGGCGGCGCTGCCCGAGGACCGGGTGATCACCGTCGACGACCCCTCGGGCGGGCGGCACCTCAGCCTGGTCGTGCGCGGGGAGCACCTGGTCGGGGCCACGGTCCTCGGCGCCCCCGCGGTCGCCGCGGAGGTCTCGGTCGCGCTCGACCGTCGTACGCCCCTGCCCCGCGACCCCCTCGCCCTGCTGACCCCCGAGCGCACGGGGGAGTCCACCTCGCCGATGCGCATGCCGGGCGCGACCACCGTGTGCCGGTGCAACTCGGTCACCAAGGCGCAGGTCGTCGAAGCGTGGGAGGCGGGCGCCGACTCGGTCGAGAAGGTCGCCGCCCGCACCCGGGCCACGACCGGTTGCGGTGGATGCCGGGAGGTGGTCTGCGGGCTCGTCGACTGGCTCGCGTCGGTCGACCCGCTGGAGCCGGTGCCCGTCCCCGTTACATCGGCGTAACGCCACGTCACCGTCACAGAAACCAACGACTGGAAAGGTCCCTCACATGTCTCACGACTCCGCCCTGCCGCCGACGGCCCGACGACGCCTGGTCGTCGTGGGCGGCGGGATGGTCGCCCACCGGCTGGTCGAGGCGCTCGTCGCCCGCGACAGGGCCGGCGAGTGGCTGGTCGACCTCGTCTGCGAGGAGGACGTCGCGCCCTACGACCGGGTCGCGCTCACGTCGTACTTCTCGGGCCGGACCGTGGAGGACCTCCTCCTCGGCGACGCCTCGCTCTGGGACGACCCGGCGGTCACCCTGCACCTGTCCGCACAGGTCACCTCCGTCGACACCGACGCCCGGCGGGTGGTGCTCGCCGGCGGAGGGACGCTCGCCTACGACGCGCTCGTGCTGGCGACCGGGTCCTCCGCCTTCGTCCCGCCCGTCCCCGGGAGCGAGCTGCCGGGCGTCTTCGTCTACCGCACCGTGGAGGACGTCGTCGCGCTGCGGACCTGGGTGATGGGCCTCGCCGGCCGGCCGCTGCGCGGCGCGGTGATCGGCGGCGGCCTGCTCGGGCTCGAGGCGGCCGGCGCCCTCACCGGGATGGGCGTCGACACCACGGTCGTGGAGCTCTCCGACCGGCTGATGCCGATGCAGGTGGACGCCGGCGGTGGTGAGGCGCTGCGCCGCATCGTGGAGGGCCTCGGTGTCACCGTGCGGACCGGCGTCGGCACCTCGGCGATCCGGGCCGCCGCTGACGGGTCCGTGGGGTCGATGGCTCTCAGCGACGGCACGACCGCCGAGGTCGACGTCGTCGTGATGGCCGCCGGCGTGCGGCCGCGCGACGAGCTCGGACGCGGGGCCGGCCTCCCGGTCGGCGAGCGTGGCGGCGTGGTCGTCGACGAGGCCTGCGCGACCCCGGTCCCGGGTGTCCACGCCGTCGGCGAGGTGGCCTGCGTCGACGGTCGGTGCTGGGGCCTGGTCGGGCCGGGCAACGCGATGGCCGAGGTCGTGGTCGACCGGCTCCTCGGGGGCAGCGCCGTCTTCCCCGGCGCCGACACCTCCACCAAGCTCAAGCTCCTCGGGGTCGACGTGGCCAGCTTCGGCGACGCGTTCGCCACCACTCCGGGCGCGCTCGAGGTGGTGTACGCCGACCCGGTCGCCGGTGCGTACAAGAAGCTCGTGCTCTCCGACGACGCCCGCACGCTGCTGGGCGGGGTGCTGGTGGGCGACGCGTCGGCGTACACCACGCTCCGCCCGCTCGTCGGCACGGCCCTGGAGGGCGACCCCAACGCCTGGCTGCTGGGCAACGGCCCCGAGCGGCAGGGCGACCTGCCCGACGAGGCGTCCGTGTGCTCGTGCAACAACGTCAGCGCCGGCGCGGTCCGCTCGGCCGTCTCCGAGCAGGGTGCGTGCGACCTGGCCGCGGTGAAGGCCTGCACCCGGGCGGGCACCAGCTGCGGGTCCTGCCTGCCGCTGGTGAAGAGCCTGATGGGGGCCGAGCTGGCCAAGCAGGGCGTGACCGTGAGCAACGCGCTGTGCGAGCACTTCGAATTGTCACGAGCACAATTGTTCGACGTGGTGCGCGTGACGGGCCTGCGGACCTTCAGCGAGATCATCGCCGCGCACGGGCGCGGTCGGGGCTGCGACATCTGCCGCCCGGTGGTGGCCTCGGTGCTCGCCTCGCTCGGCACGGGGCACGTGCTCGACGCCGACCAGGCCCGGCTGCAGGACACCAACGACCACGTGATGGCCAACCTGCAGAAGGACGGCACCTACTCGGTCGTCCCGCGCATCCCCGGCGGCGAGATCACCCCGGAGAAGCTCATCGTGATCGGCGAGGTGGCGCGCGAGTTCGAGCTCTACACCAAGATCACCGGCGGCCAGCGCATCGACCTCTTCGGCGCCCGGCTGGAGCAGCTGCCCTCGATCTGGCGGCGCCTGGTCGACGCGGGGTTCGAGTCCGGGCACGCCTACGGCAAGTCGCTGCGCACGGTGAAGTCGTGCGTCGGCTCGACGTGGTGCCGCTTCGGCGTGCAGGACTCGGTCGCGCTCGCGATCGACCTCGAGCTGCGCTACCGCGGGCTGCGGGCGCCGCACAAGATCAAGCTCGGCGTCTCCGGGTGCGCCCGCGAGTGCGCTGAGGCCCGGGGCAAGGACGTGGGCGTCATCGCCACCGACAAGGGGTGGAACGTCTACGTCGGCGGCAACGGCGGCTTCACGCCCCGGCACGCGAGGCTGCTCGCGGAGGACCTCGACACCGAGACCCTCGTGCGCACGGTCGACCGCTTCCTGATGCTCTACGTCCGCACCGCGGACCGGCTCCAGCGCACCGCGGCCTGGGTCGAGGAGCACGAGGGCGGCCTGGACGCGATCCGCGCGGTCGTCCTCGAGGACAGCCTGGGCATCGCCGAGGAGCTGGACCGCGCGATGGCGGAGCACGTGGGCAGCTATCGCGACGAGTGGGCCGCGACGCTGGCCGACCCGGCCAAGCTGGCGCAGTTCTCCTCGTTCCTCAACGCCCCCGACGTCGCCGACCCGGACCTGGCCTACGTCGACGAGCGGGGCCAGCGACGACCCGCGCGGCCCGACGAGCGACCGCTGATCGCCGGCGCGACGCTGGAGGTGCGGTCATGACGTTCACCGCCGTGTGCACCGTGAGGCAGCTCGTCCCCGAGCGCGGGGTGGCGGTCCTCGTCGGCGGCCGTCAGGTCGCGCTGTTCCTCGTGAGCGGGGAGAGCGGCTCGTTCGTCCACGCCGTGGGCCACCGCGACCCGTTCAGCGGGGCCAACGTGATGGCCCGCGGGCTGCTCGGCAGCGTCGGCGACCGCGACACGATCGCCTCGCCGATGTACAAGCAGGTCTTCGACCTCGTCACCGGCGAGTGCCTCACCGACCGGTCCGTCCGGCTGCCCGTGCACCGCACCTGGGTCGCCGGGGGAGTCGTCCACGTCGAGGACGCCCCTCGGTCCGTCGCCGAGCCGACGCGGGTGGAGGTGGTCGCGGGGTGATCGAGCTCGCTCCGGTCCTCGCCGGGTGCCGCATCCTCGTGACCGCCCAGCGGCGCAGCGAGGAGCTGGCGTCCGCCCTCGAGCGCCGCGGCGCCGTGGTGGACCGGGTGCCGGCGCTGAGCGTGATCCGGCACGTCGACGAGCCGGAGCTGCTGCGCCGCACGGTCGAGCTGCTCGCGCAGCCGCCGGACATCCTGGTGGTGACCACCGCGATCGGCTTCCGCCAGTGGATGGAGACCGTCGAGGCGGCCGGGCTCGTCGAGCAGGTGCTGGCGACGCTCGACTCGGCCTACCTCGTGGCCCGCGGGCCCAAGGCGCAGGGCGCGCTGCAGAGCTTCGGGCTGGCCGCCGACCGCGTGGCCGAGTCCGAGACCTCCGCGGAGATCCGCGAGTTCCTGGTCGCCGACGGAGTGGCCGGCCGACGGATCGCGGTCCAGCACCACGGCGCCCTCGACCACGCGCTCGACGACGCCTTCCGCGCGGCCGGCGCGGCCGTCGTACCGCTCGCGGTCTACAAGTGGGGCCCGCCCCCCGACCCGGAGGCGGTCGCGAGGTCCGCCCGCGGCCTCGGCGAGGGGGAGTACGACGCGGTGACGTTCACCAGCGCCCCCGCGGTCCTGGCCTGGCTCGACGGCCTCCGCGCCCACGGCGTGGAGGAGCAGGTGCGGGCCCGGGTCGGCACCGGCGAGCTGATGCTCGCAGCCGTCGGGTCGGTCACGGCCGAGCCGCTGGGCTTCGCCGGCCTGCTGGCCCGGCAGCCGACCCGCCCGCGCATGGGGGCGCTGGCGCGCCTGGTGATCGAGGAGCTCGGCCACGGCAGGCACGTGCTGCACACCGAGGGAGGCAGCCTGCGCGTGCGTGCCGAGGTGGCCACGCTCGACCACCGGCCGCTCGCGGTGCCGCCGACGAGCCTGGCCGTGCTGCGCCGGCTCGCCGCGACGCCCGGTCACGTGGTCTCCCGCGACGCGCTCCTGGACGCGCTGCCCGGCGGCTCGGACGACCCGCACCGCGTCGAGGTCGCGGTCGCGAGGCTGCGGGAGTCGCTGCGCGCGGCGGGCGTCGACGCCGCCCTGGTGCGAACCGTCGTGAAAAGGGGATACCTCCTGGCAGGGAAGAGGTGAGGTCATGGATGGTTCGCTGGTGCTCTGCGCCCACGGGACGCGGTCGGACACCGGCCGCGCGGCCGTGCAGGCGCTGGTGCAGCGCGTCGCTGACGTGTGGCCCGCCCCGGTCGAGGAGGCCTACGTCGACGTGCACGGCCCGACGCTCGGCAGCGTGCTGCGGCCCGGGGCGACCGTCGTGCCGCTGCTCCTCTCACCCGGCTTCCACACCGAGGTCGACATCGCCGGGGCCGCCGCCACGGTCGGTCGCGTCCACGTCACCCCGCCGCTGGGCCCCTCCACCCGGCTCGTGGCGCTGCTGCACCAGCGGCTCGTCGTGGCCGGAGTGTCGCCGGGGGACGCGGTGGTCCTCGCGGCCGCCGGGTCCAGCCGTCCCGAGGCGGCCGAGGCGGTGGCGCGCACCGCCGAGGACCTGGCCCTGCTGGTGCGCCGCCCGGTCACGGTCGGCTACGCCGCACCGTCCGCGTCCTCGCCGGTCCCGTCGGTCCCCGAGGCGGTCGCCGCGGCCCGCGCCGCCGGTGCGCGGCGGGTCCTCGTGGCGTCGTACCTCCTGGCCCCGGGGCACTTCCAGCAGCGTCTGCGCGAGAGCGGCGCCGACGTGGTGACCAGCCCGCTGCTGCACCCCTCCCGGGTGCCCGACCTGCTCGTCGAGCTGGTCCTCGGCCGGGCGGGGGACACTTGTGACAACGCCCGTTTCCTGTTGCAATGGGCGCGTGACCAGCGCCGCCGCCCCCACGCGCCCCTCCTCGCCGGCTGAGCCCCCGTCGTACGCCCCCCGGCTCGGTGAGCCCCTCGGCCCCGACAGCCTGACCTGGCGCACGCTCGGCGACTGGCGTCTGGCGCTGGTCGGGATGCGCGCGGGGGTCCTGCAGACGATGCACCCCGCGATCGAGAAGGGCGTGCGCGACCACAGCGACTACTTCAAGGGGCCGTTCGACCGCATCTGGCGCTCGGTGCCGCAGATCGTCGGGGTCGTCTACGACGCCGACCGGCTCGGGGTCGCGGCCAAGGTGCGCGACTACCACAAGCCGATCAAGGGGTCGCTGGACGACGGGGAGCGCTACCACGCCCTCGACCCCGAGACCTACTACTGGGCGCACGCGACGTTCTTCGAGGCGCAGATCGCCGCGATGCACTTCTTCGGGGAGGAGCTGAGCGACGCCGACAAGGAGCGGCTCTACCAGGAGTCGGTCCAGTGGTGGTCGCTCTACGGGATGTCGATGCGGCCCGTGCCGCCCGACTACGCCGCGTTCTGCGACTACTGGGACCGCATGTGCGCAGACGTGCTCGAGCACAACCGGTTCAGCCGCGGCACCTTCAAGAAGCGTCGCGGGGCCTTCGGACCGTCGCCGTCGCGGTGGGTCCCGGGGCCGGTGTGGCGGGTCGCCTCCGACGCGGCGTACGACGCCGGGGTGTGGATGATCCGTGGCACCCTCCCGCCCGCCCTGCGCGAGCGGATGGGGCTGGAGTGGTCGGCGGCCGACGAGCGCCGGCTGCGCCGGATCGGGTTCCTCACCCGCCACACGATCGGCCGCCTGCCGCTGCGCTGGCGGCTCGCGCCGCAGGCCTCCTCGGCGTACACCCGGGAGGGCGTCCGCCCACCGGGCTGGTGACCCCGACGCCCGGAGGGGGTCACCAGACGACGCCCCGGTCGACGACCAGGTTGGACCCGGTGATCGAGACGGCGTGGTCGGAGGCGAGGAAGAGCACCGCGTCGCAGACGTCGGAGGGCGGCATGAACCCCGGGAAGGCGCTGGAGTGCCGGGTGAGCAGGTCCCAGTCGATGTCCTCGGGCAGCTGGGCGGCGGAGGTGTGGGGCATCGGTGTCTCGATCCCGCCGGGGGAGACGCAGTTGACGCGCACGCGCACCTTGGCCAGCTCGATCGCCATCGACCGCATCGCCATCAGCAGGCCGGCCTTGCTCGCGCAGTAGACCGAGTTGTAGCCCTGCGCGGTGACCGCCGAGATCGAGGCGATCGTGACCACGTTGCCCCGTGACTCGGCGAGCGCGGGGACCAGGGCCTGGGTGAGCAGGACCGGGGCGACGAGGTTGACGTCGAGGTGCAGGTGGAGCGCGTCGGCGGTGATGTCGCCGACCTGTGCGAACCGCTGGACCCCGGCGACGTTGCACAGCACGTCGACCCCGCCGAGCCGGTCGACCGCCGAGGCGGCGAAGGCCTCCACCGCCGTGGTGTCGCGCAGGTCGACCTCGAGCAGGTCGGGGTCAGTCGACGTCGTGACGTCGCAGCCGACCACCCGTGCGCCCTCGGTCCGGAACATCTCGACCAGCGTCGCGCCCACGCCCCCGGCGGCCCCGGTCACCACGACCCGCTTCCCCGCGAAGCGGGCAGGACCAGAACGAGAACGTGTTTCAGTCACGGGGGGAGTGTAGGGCCACGGCGCGCCTCGGTGCACCCGCCCGGCGTACCTGCTACCAATGGCCCAGAACTGTCGTACCCGCGGCAGTGTGGCGGGCGGAGCCCGACAGCCTCGCGTCGTGCAGAGCCCCGCCCGACGACGGACGACCGGACGGAGCAAGCCCGTGAAGTTCCTCGTGATCGGCGTCGTCGCGCTGTTCCTGGGCTACTGGATCGTCCAGGACCCCGCGTCGCTGGCCGGCCTCACCCAGGACGCCCTGGCGTGGACCTGGGAGATGGCCCAGACGGTCTTCGGCGGCATCATCGACTTCGCCAAGCAGCTGCTCGCCTAGCCCCCGAGGGCTCCGCGCATGGCTCTCCGGCTCGAGCTCCGGCCCCGGCACCGCATCGAGGACCAGCTCCTCGAGCAGCTGGGCGAGGAGATCGTGCGCGCGATGCCCCACCACCCGATCGCGTTCCTGCGCGGCGGTCTGTGGCTGCTGCTGTCGGCACTCTGGACCGTCGCGGTCATGATCACCAACGGCCCGGTCGGGGCACTGCTGCCGGTGTTCCTCTTCCTCCTGCGCGGGGGATGGCTGCTGCTCGCGGTCTACGAGGACTGGTTCGTCATCACCGACATGCGGATCTTCCGCATCCGGGGCGTCCTCAACCAGCGGGCGGCGGCGATGTCGCTGAGCCGCATCGTCGACTTCACCATGGAGCAGCCGCTGATGGGCCAGCTCCTCGGCTACGGCCACTTCGTCTTCGAGAACGCCGCCCAGGACCAGGGCCTGCGCGAGATCCGGATGCTGCGCGACGTGGTGGCCGTCAACAACCTCATCCAGCAGCTCGTGTTCGAGGCCGGTGGTGGCCCGGCCAAGCACAAACGCGGCAAGGTGCCCGAGTCGGTCGCGGTCGCCCCCGGCGCCGAGGGCGGGCCGCTGGTGCCCCAGGAGCCGCTCGGCGACCCCGTCGTCGGGTGGGGGACGTACGACGACCCCGACGCGACCGGCCAGATCCCTCACGTGCGCGACGAGGACTGAGACCGTGGGACGCACCCCCGACCCCCTCCCGTTCGACCCGATCGACGAGGCCGCCCGGCAGTGGGCGCTGCGCTGGGAGGGCGTGCCCCAGATGCACGCGGTCACCTCGCTGATGCGGGTGCAGCAGCTGGTCCTGGCCGGCCTCGACGAGACGCTCAAGCCGCACGGGCTGACCTTCGCCCGCTACGAGGCGCTGGTGCTGCTCACCTTCACCCGCGCCGGCTCGCTCCCGCTGGGCAAGATGGGCCGCCGGCTGCAGGTGCACCCGACCTCGGTCACCTCGATCGTCGACCGGCTCGAGCGGGCGGGCCACGTGCGCCGGCGTCCCCACCCCGACGACGGGCGCACCGTCCTGGCCGAGATCACCCCCGAGGGGCGGGCCGTCGTGGAGGCTGCGACGGCCGACCTGGTGGCCGCCGACTTCGGTCTCGGGGCGATGGCGGTCGAGGACCTGGCCCGGCTCTCGGAGATCCTGCGGCCGGTGCGGGCCGCCGCGGGCGACTTCTGAGGGGTGGGCGCGTGACCGGCCCGACCGGCGGCTTGGGATGATCGGGTCATGACGATGCCGTTCTCCCGTCCTGGTGCGATCGACCTCTCCGCGCTGAAGCAGCCCGCCCCCCGGCCCAGCGCCCCCGCGGGTGGCCCCGGCGGGACCGGTGGGTCGTTCTCCGTCGACACCGACGAGCAGAACTTCCAGACCCTGCTCGAGGCCTCGATGACCGCGCCCGTGGTCCTCGTCGTGCACAGCGCCTCCCGCATGCCGGCCAGCGTGCAGCTCGCCGACGACCTCAGCACGCTGGCCGAGGAGCTCGACGGTGCGATCGCGGTCGGTCGCGTGGACGCCGACCGCCAGCCCTCGATCGTGCAGGCGATGCAGGTCCAGTCGATCCCGTTCGCCGCGATGGTCCTGCAGGGCCGCCTCGCCCCGCTGCTCCAGGACGCGCCGCCGCTGGCCGAGCTGCGCCCGATGATGCAGCAGCTGGTCCAGCAGCTGGCGAGCCAGGGGATGAGCGGGCGCCACCAGCCCTTCGGTGCCGCGGCGCCGGCGGCTGACGAGGGCGAGGAGCCGGCCGGCGACCCGCGCTACGCCGCGGCCGAGGACGCCCTGATGGCCGGTGACCTCGACACGGCGGTCGCGGAGTACGAGCGGCTCCTCTCCGAGAGCCCCGCCGACGCCGAGGCGCAGGTCGGGCTGTCCCGCGCGCGGCTGATGCAGCGCACCGCCGGCGCCGACCTCGCCGCCGCCCGGGAGGCCGCGGCGGCCCGTCCCGACGACGTCGAGGCCCAGGTCCTCGTGGCGGACCTCGACCTGCTCGGGGGCCACGTCGAGGACGCCTTCCGGCGACTGCTGGACGTCGTACGCCGGACGTCGGGCGACGAGCGCTCGGCCGCCCGTCTCCACCTGCTCGAGCTGTTCGCCGTGGTCGGCAACGAGGACCCGCGCACGCTGCGCGCCCGCCGCGACCTCGCCTCCGCCCTCTTCTGACCCGGCCGGCGCCCCGTCCTGGCCCGCCTGCGCCAGGTCGGCCGGGACCTAGGTCCTGCGGTGTGGCATTCGGGTCACGAGGCCCGCTCCGCACCCAGGAGGATGACCCGGTGAGCCCTGAGACCCGGGCCGGCCTGGGGTCGATCGTCGTCCTGCTCTTCGAGGTGCTGTGGTGGGGCGGCCTGGTCGGCGTCGCGGGCCTGCTCGTGACCAGCCTCCGCGCGCGGCGCGCGGAGCGCCGTCCCGTCCCCATCGGCCCCCCACGTCAGCCGGCGCCGCCGGGCGAGCAGTGGCCCCTGCGCGTCGCGGTCGCCCTGGCGGCCGCCGCCGCGGTCCACCTGGTGATGGTGCTCGCCCACGCCGCCGACGGTCCGGCCCACCAGGCGTTCTTCCTGCTCACCGGGCTCGGCCAGCTCGTGCTCGCGGTGCTGGTCCTGCTCGCCCCCTCCCGCCACCTGCACACGGTCCTGTGGTCCGGGGTCGGCCTGGTCGCGCTGTGGGCGGCGAGCCGCACGGTCGGCGTGGCCGGACCCCGCGAGGCGGTCGGGTCGTGGGACCTGTGCGTCGTGCTCTGGCAGGGCTACACCGTCGTCGAGGCGCTCCGGCGGCTCCCGTCCCCGCTGCCCACCACCTGGCGTCCGGCGGTCCCGCGGGCCTGGACGCCCGAGACGTACGGCGTCGCCGGGCTCACCGGCCTCGTGCTGGCCGTGCTCCCCTGGAGCGGGGGGCACGGATGACCGGGTCACGACCGAGGAGGTCCTGATGGAGTGGTGGCAGGCCGGCATGGTCGCCAACGGCGTGATCGCAGTGGCGTACTTCCTCATCTTCGGCGCGATCGTGCTCCCGCTCGTGCGCGGCCGGCAGCTGCGCAAGAACCCGCTCGGCACCGCGACGGCCGCGATCTTCCTCACCTGCGCGGTGCACCACGGCGTGCACGCGGTCCACATGGTGATGCCGGTCTTCGGCCTCGACCTCGTGCAGGGCAACGCGATGCGCGCGGCGTGGACCTGGCAGCTGGCGGTGTGGGACGTCGTCGGGGCGGTCGTGGCGACGTACTACTGGTCGCTGCGGCGCACCTACGGCTCCCTGATGCAGGGCGCGCAGCTGTTCGAGGACATGAAGCGCCGCGAGGAGCAGGCGCTGGAGATCAACGACACGATCCTCCAGGGCATCGTCGTGGCCAAGATGGCGCTCGACCTCGGCGACCGCGACCGCGCGATGAGCGCCTTGGACAGCTCGATCAGCTCGGCCAGCCACCTGGTCACCGACCTCCTCGGCCCCGGGCACCTGCCGGCGTCGCGGATGACGCGCAGCCAGGCCGCCACGATCCAGCCCTCTCCGCGCGACGGGGACGGCGGGTCGCGCGGCGGGTGAGCGGACAGCTGCGGGTCGTCATCGTCGACGACACCCCCGACATGAGGCTCCTGGTGCGGCTCAGCCTGGAGCTCGACCCCCACATCGACGTGGTCGCCGAGGGCGCGGACGGCCGGGCGGCGATCGACCTCGCCGAGCGGCACCGGCCCGACGTGATGCTGCTCGACCTCGCGATGCCGGTGATGGACGGCATGCAGGCGCTGCCGCAGGTGGTGCGCCGCAGCCCCGGGACCGCGGTGCTCGTGCTCTCCGGCTTCTCCGCGACGGCGATGCGCGACGAGGCGCTCGCGGCCGGGGCGGCCGGCTACGTGCAGAAGGGCATCGTCGCCGAGGAGCTGTGCGAACGCGTCTGGGCGGTCAGCGGCCGGGAGCGTCCGGCTCGCGGTCCCGAGGTCATCCCCACGCTGCCGCTCCCGGCCGA
This genomic window from Nocardioides marmoribigeumensis contains:
- a CDS encoding tetratricopeptide repeat protein, yielding MTMPFSRPGAIDLSALKQPAPRPSAPAGGPGGTGGSFSVDTDEQNFQTLLEASMTAPVVLVVHSASRMPASVQLADDLSTLAEELDGAIAVGRVDADRQPSIVQAMQVQSIPFAAMVLQGRLAPLLQDAPPLAELRPMMQQLVQQLASQGMSGRHQPFGAAAPAADEGEEPAGDPRYAAAEDALMAGDLDTAVAEYERLLSESPADAEAQVGLSRARLMQRTAGADLAAAREAAAARPDDVEAQVLVADLDLLGGHVEDAFRRLLDVVRRTSGDERSAARLHLLELFAVVGNEDPRTLRARRDLASALF